Proteins from one Esox lucius isolate fEsoLuc1 chromosome 19, fEsoLuc1.pri, whole genome shotgun sequence genomic window:
- the LOC105007352 gene encoding ladderlectin-like precursor (The RefSeq protein has 8 substitutions compared to this genomic sequence) encodes MAMFNVLILLSTVVALGDFSALGNTKAVEEQEDWGWYRSCPFGWTKYHSHCYIYVSTQRTWPQAEKYCLSLGGNLVSIHNAGENEAVKNVVFRATNSYPWTWIGGSDAYENRVWFWSDGTRFNYHNWAGGEPNNAGGREPCIQTNFGAGIWNDLPCESSLPSVCKLRHH; translated from the exons ATGGCCATGTTCAACGTTCTCATCCTTCTCAGCACTGTAGTTGCTCTGGGAGACTTCTCTGCTCTGGGCAACACAA AGGcagtggaggagcaggaggattGGGGATGGTATAGATCATGTCCCTTTGGTTGGACCAAGTACCACTCACATTGTTACATCTACGTCGGCACTCAGAGGACATGGCCCCAAGCTGAG AAATACTGTCTGTCCCTTGGAGGAAACCTGGTGTCTATTCACAACGCTGGTGAGAATGAGGCTGTGAAGAATGTGGTGTTTAGAGCAACTAATTCTTACCCTTGGACCTGGATAGGAGGATCGGATGCTTATGAG AACAGGGTGTGGTTCTGGAGTGATGGAACCAGATTTGATTACAGTAACTGGGCAAGTGGAGAACCCAATAATTATTTTGGAAGAGAGCCATGTATTCAGACAAATTATGGAG CTGGAATATGGAACGATTTACGCTGTGAATCGAGCTTGCCTTCTGTGTGCAAGCTCAGACACCATTAA